The sequence GATTGAGGACTTGACATCTTCGTGGAAATCGGGTATATTAAGGGCCTTCACAAGAATCCAGCGGGCCTGCCCGGCGGAGGCCCGTTTTGTATGCCACTGAGGAGACATCGGTCTCATGCGTCTTCGTCCCGGCGCTCAGCGCAAGCCCTCCTATTTGGAGGAACACAGCATTGACTACATTGACTACAAGGACACGAAGCTCTTGCAGCGTTTCCTGAAGCCGACGGGCATGATTCTGCCGCGGCGGCTGACCCGGTTAAGCGGAATTCAGCAGCGAGCATTGACGAAGGCCGTCAAGCGGGCGCGGCATTTGGCGCTGTTGCCGTTCGTGACGGATACGGAAGCGTACTGACAAGGCTGGGAGAGAGAAGGATGTCGAGGGTTTGTCCGGTAACCAAGCGCGGGCGTCATCGGGCGTGCAGTGTGAGCCACGCCAACAACCGCACGCGAAAGTGGCAGAATCCCAATCTCCGCACCAAGCGGGTGTGGGATGAGGAGCATGGCCAGTGGGTACGGGTGCGCGCCAGTGCGCGGGGAATCAAGACCATCATGAAGATCGGGCTCCGCAAGGCGCTCGCCGACGTGAAATAGGGAGGCAGCATGGCTTCGAAGAAGAAAGAAGGACGGATCATCGTGCACGTGGAGTGCACGGAGGCAAAGGGAGCCGGAGTGCCGCCGTCGCGCTATACGACAACAAAAAATCGTTTCAACGATCCGGAGCGGATTGAGCTGAAGAAGTACAATCCGTTTCTGAAGCGGCACACCCTCCATAAGGAAGTCAAGTAGCGTCGCGCGGATCGGATTACGGATGGATAGCAGGAAGGCAGGCTCTGATGAGCCTGCCTTCCTGCATTTAAGGATTGTGTTGGTGGCCACCCGAAGTCACCCCCCTTGATCCCCCACGAAGTGGGGGAAAAATCATTTCACCAGCACGGCTTTCTGGACGGCTCGCCCGCCGTGCTGGTTGCGAGCCTCGATGAAGTACAGGCCCGATGGCATTCCGGCGGCGTTCCAGGCGATGGTGTGAGTGCCGATGCCAAACGTCTCGCGGGTGATTTCGAGCGCGCTGCGACCCAGTATATCATAGGCACGGATCGTCACCTCGCCCGCGTGGTTGAGATGGAAGCGAATGTTAGCCCGTGCATTGAAGGGATTCGGCCAGAGCGGATCGAGGGCAAAGCGCGCGGGGACGTTGATCGTCGGTCGCGGTTCCGCACTCAGCCAATTGAAACAGTCGCCCGCGCGAGCCGCCTCCACGTGCGCAATCAGATCCGTGAAGTTGAACAGGTTCGGGTTAATGGTATCGTTGGTCGGCTGTGGATGGTCCGGATCGTGGAAATTCAGTCCGCCTACGTACGCCATCCATAAGTCGAACGACTCGCCCGGTCGTAACTCGCGGTGACTACCAACCGGAGTCCCCAGCGGACCGAACGAAAGCAGGTAGCGCGTGTCATAGCCGTTGGCAATGTTGGGCGCGTTCGGACTTGGATCACTGAGTGACCACGCATGTCCGTCCTGCGGATGAGCCGCAATCCACTGGGGATCGGCGGCATACACCTGATCGAAATCGTGCTCCCCGTTGCTCATTATTTGATATTTTCGCAGGTCTCCCATCGGCGTCCCATAGAGTCGTGTCCAGCCCATGCCCAAGCTGTCCCGATCGGCATATGCTTCCCATGATGGGCCATAATCCAATGCAGCACTTACGTGGGAAACCCACCAATTGAAGGAAACCCGTTCGATCCCCTCAGGCAGACGAAGGAAAATCGTCCCCGTAATATGGGGCGCGTTGAAGTCGTTTCCCGAGCCATCGGCGTGGGCACGTCCATCATTGTCGCAGATATAAGCAATCTGATGGACGGCTTCATATCCAGTTATGTCATCCGTGTGATGCTCAACCTCGGTGGACGGTCCTACGTCTCCGTCCACATAGTGACCGAAATATACGTTTTTAAGAAAGTTGTTTCCAATGTTCTCCACCAGGTAGTGAATCCAGTAGATGTGATTGCAGGGCGGTTCCATCATGGTATGCGTCGTTCGCGTCACTCGCAAGCCGAGGGGACGATGCCGGGTTCCGTCGAAATCGCGAACTACGTACGGTTCATCATCCAACGTGTCGGTGAAGACGGCGATGAACTCATGATCGGCGACGGCCTCGGGATCATAGATCGGGTCACCGAAGCAGTTGACCGTATCTCGTCGGGAGCGCTCGCGGATCCCGCCGGCTTCTCCGCTGGGCGGCCAGAACTCGTTAAGATCGGGGTTCAGCCAGCCGTCCGTACCGACGGATACCCGCGGAACTTCCAGACCGCTATCGAGCACGATCGCCCCGATCCACAGACCTGCCCAGAATAGGTATTGCTGATCACTCCCGCCCGGCAGCTCGCACTGTGGCGCCCAGAGATAGGGCGGACAAGGATCCGAGGCTGGGAAGCTCGATAGTGGCCCGTTGTTGCCGAAGAAGCCCATGTTGTTCTGGTTCATCCACATGTCGTTCCAGCGATCTACCCGATTATCCTGGTTGGGAGGCTGAGCCAGCCCCCCAGAGTAAACAAACAGGACCAGAAGCCCTGCCGCTAGAAATGAAAATCTACGTACCATTGCCGCCTCCCTACTTCTGGGATTTGCTCCAGTGTGGTCGAACATTAGCTATGATATTTGAATCAAGATACGTCAGGTTACTTCAAAAGTCAAGAGGCTGGATTCCGTTCGGTTAGGAATCGGCTCGAAACTCTATTCTCCTCACTAAAAGAGAGGGGAAATACGGGCGGCCCGATGTGGCCGCCCAAAGTCTCTCCCCTTGATCCCCCCACGAAGTGGGGGAAAAATCATTTCACCAGCACGGCTTTCTGGACGGCTCGCCCGCCGTGCTGGTTGCGAGCCTCGATGAAGTACAGGCCGGACGGCATTCCGGCGGCGTTCCAGGCGATGGTGTGAGTGCCGACGCCGAACGTCTCGCGGGTGATTTCGAGCGCGCTGCGACCCAGCACGTCATAGGCACGGATGGTCACCTCGCCCACACGGTCGAGATGGAAACGAATGTTAGCCCGCGCGTTGAAGGGATTCGGCCACAGCGGATCGAGAGTGAAGCGCGCGGGCACATTCACGAACCGTCCTTCGCCGGCTTCGAGCCACGGTACACAGAGGCCATTCCGCACGATGTCGGCGTGATAGAACAGATCGTCCCAGTTGAAAAGATCGGGATTGATCGGCCCGTTCGGCGGCTGTGGAAAGCGTGAATCATGGAAGTTCCGCCCGCCCACTATCGCCATCCACACATCAAACGAATCAGAGGGCAGCAGGAGCCGATAACTTCCCATGTCTTCACCAAAGGGACCGACCGAATATAGCGCGCGCACATCGAAACCATTGGCCAGATCGTCAGGAAGCGGAAAATCGGGCGTTCGCCATGTGTGCTGGCCTTGCGGGTTAGCGGCGATCCAATCCAAGTCATTCACCCGCACCTGATCGAAGTCAATCTCGCCATTGCTGAGAACAAAGTAGCGGCCTGCGTCGCAGGATCTCATCCATGCCGTGTCGGGCCATTGCACGTGGTCTTCCCATGATGGACCGTAGTCAAATTGAGCATCAATGGCCGAAATCCACCAGTTGAACGATGGATGCTGCGGCGAGCCATTGGGCAAAAGATACATAAGACCGGCGATGTGCGGAGACGTCCATACCCATTCGCTCCCAATGTAATCCCGCGCATCATTGTCCACCACATAGGCAACCTCATGGGTCGGCTCATATCCGGCCACATCGTCGGAACCATCGGCTGCGGGATAGTTTGTTCTTCCCCATCTCCCTACTCCACTCGTGATCATGTGCCCGACATACACGTTCCGCAAAAAATTATTGCCGATGTTGACGATGCGGTAGCGTATCCAATAGGTGTAGCTGCACGGAGGAACAAACGTCGAGTACACGGTACGCGTAATCCTCAGGCCGAGCGGACGATGAGGAGTTCCGTCGTAGTCGGGGACTACATAGGGCTCTTCATCGAGCGTATCATAGAAGGTCATCTCGAATTCATGATGGGAAAGAGCATTCGGGTCGTAGATCGGTTCACCCGCGCAGTTCACCGTATCCAGGAATGAACGTTCAATGGTCTGGGAATCTTCGGAAGGCCAGAACTCGTTGATGCCCGGATTCATCCAGCCGTCGGCAGCCGTGGAGACGCGGGGTGTCCGGGTATCGCCGTCATCAATCAATGCCCCAATCCAGAGTGCGGCACAATCGAGATACTGCACATGCGAGCCGGGCGGCATCTCGCAACCCATCACATCATCTCCCGGCGGGCATTGGTTAATCCCGCTCCCGAGAGTGCCCCAGTTGTTCATTCCCAGCCACATATTCGGCCATGTGTCCACAACAACCTGTTCGGGCAGCCTTGCAGGAGGCTGAGCCAGCCCCCCAGAGCAAACAAACAGAACCAGTAGTCCTGCCGCTAAGAGTGTGAATCTACGTGTCATAACCGCCTCCCTTCTGAAGGATTGAACCCCGGTGCGGTCGTGATGATACAATCCTATCTGAAACATTATACATCGGGTTACGTCAAAAGTCAAGGGGGATGGGTTGAAGGTCTGAGAAGAGGAGGTTATATTGTGAAACCTATGGCATGTTAACCAATACAGAGGAGTATGGAAATGCACCGTGGGAAATGGGCTTTCCTGTATAGTCTGGGAATCGCTTTGTGCCTGCTGGTGACGACTGTTCGGGCGGAAGATCAGCTTGGCTACTACCGCTGGTCAACGGCGTACGGGGATCAGGTGGTCTTCGTGGCGGAGAACGATCTGTGGACGGCACCATTGCCGGGCGGAATGGCGCGGCGTTTGACCACGGCCCCCGGCGAGGAGAGATATCCGCTCTTCTCACCCGACGGCAAGTGGATCGCTTTCGGCGGCACCTATGACGGCAACATGGACGTGTATGTGATGCCCGCCGAGGGCGGGGAACCGCGCCGCCTCACCTACCACCCCAGCACGGACTATCCGACCGGATGGACTCCCGAGGGACGGATTTCTTTCCGATCTCTTCGCGATCCGGGTCCGGGCGTCTGGCGCGGCTATGTGGTCTCCCTGGAAGGCAGCTATCCCGAGCCTCTCCCCATAGATGAAGCCGGTTTGATCACCTTCGAGCCGGGCGGTGACCGGGTCGCCTACAACCAAGGCGTCAGTAATTACATCGGCTATGGATGGTGGAAGCGATACAAGGGCGGCATGGCCACCGAGATTTGGGTCGGCAGTCTGAAAACTCACGACTATCGGAACGTTACGAATTCCGACGGCAACGATACGTCGCCGATGTGGTGGGAAGGCCGCATCTATTTCATGCGCGACAACGACGCGCGCATGAACATTCACTCGATGAAGCCGGACGGCTCGGACATTCAACAACATACCTTCCATACCGAGTGGGATGCGCGCTGGCCGACGCTGGCCGACGGCAAGCTCTGCTACAGCCTGGGAGCGGACATCTGGGTGTTCGATATTGCGAAGAACGAGACGCGTAAGATTGACATCACTCTGCCCAGCGACATGCTTCTGGCGCGGGACAAGTTCGTTTCGCCGGATGACTACACCGACGACGGAGCCTTGTCATCCGACGGCAAGCGACTCCTGATCGCCGCACGCGGAGAGATGTTCACGGCTCCCACGGAACGACGCGGAGTCATCCGGCAGATCTCGCATACGGTGGGCGCGCGCGAAAAAAGCGTGTCCTTCATGCCCGACGACAAAGAGATCTTGGCTTGGTCGGATCACGAGGGCGAGGAGGCTCTCTATCTCTACCCCGCCGACAGAATCGGCGATCCCAAGAAGGTCGCCGACGGAGCGAGCGGCTGGAACTTTCCGGCTTCCGTTTCGCCCGACGGCAAATGGGCGGTGTACGGCGACTGCCACCGCGCCCTTCAGCTGGTGGATATAAAGACGGGCAAAACGACGGGAATTGACGGTTCGAGCTGGGAA is a genomic window of bacterium containing:
- the rpsR gene encoding 30S ribosomal protein S18, with protein sequence MRLRPGAQRKPSYLEEHSIDYIDYKDTKLLQRFLKPTGMILPRRLTRLSGIQQRALTKAVKRARHLALLPFVTDTEAY
- the rpmB gene encoding 50S ribosomal protein L28, whose product is MSRVCPVTKRGRHRACSVSHANNRTRKWQNPNLRTKRVWDEEHGQWVRVRASARGIKTIMKIGLRKALADVK
- the rpmG gene encoding 50S ribosomal protein L33; protein product: MASKKKEGRIIVHVECTEAKGAGVPPSRYTTTKNRFNDPERIELKKYNPFLKRHTLHKEVK
- a CDS encoding T9SS type A sorting domain-containing protein codes for the protein MVRRFSFLAAGLLVLFVYSGGLAQPPNQDNRVDRWNDMWMNQNNMGFFGNNGPLSSFPASDPCPPYLWAPQCELPGGSDQQYLFWAGLWIGAIVLDSGLEVPRVSVGTDGWLNPDLNEFWPPSGEAGGIRERSRRDTVNCFGDPIYDPEAVADHEFIAVFTDTLDDEPYVVRDFDGTRHRPLGLRVTRTTHTMMEPPCNHIYWIHYLVENIGNNFLKNVYFGHYVDGDVGPSTEVEHHTDDITGYEAVHQIAYICDNDGRAHADGSGNDFNAPHITGTIFLRLPEGIERVSFNWWVSHVSAALDYGPSWEAYADRDSLGMGWTRLYGTPMGDLRKYQIMSNGEHDFDQVYAADPQWIAAHPQDGHAWSLSDPSPNAPNIANGYDTRYLLSFGPLGTPVGSHRELRPGESFDLWMAYVGGLNFHDPDHPQPTNDTINPNLFNFTDLIAHVEAARAGDCFNWLSAEPRPTINVPARFALDPLWPNPFNARANIRFHLNHAGEVTIRAYDILGRSALEITRETFGIGTHTIAWNAAGMPSGLYFIEARNQHGGRAVQKAVLVK
- a CDS encoding T9SS type A sorting domain-containing protein, encoding MTRRFTLLAAGLLVLFVCSGGLAQPPARLPEQVVVDTWPNMWLGMNNWGTLGSGINQCPPGDDVMGCEMPPGSHVQYLDCAALWIGALIDDGDTRTPRVSTAADGWMNPGINEFWPSEDSQTIERSFLDTVNCAGEPIYDPNALSHHEFEMTFYDTLDEEPYVVPDYDGTPHRPLGLRITRTVYSTFVPPCSYTYWIRYRIVNIGNNFLRNVYVGHMITSGVGRWGRTNYPAADGSDDVAGYEPTHEVAYVVDNDARDYIGSEWVWTSPHIAGLMYLLPNGSPQHPSFNWWISAIDAQFDYGPSWEDHVQWPDTAWMRSCDAGRYFVLSNGEIDFDQVRVNDLDWIAANPQGQHTWRTPDFPLPDDLANGFDVRALYSVGPFGEDMGSYRLLLPSDSFDVWMAIVGGRNFHDSRFPQPPNGPINPDLFNWDDLFYHADIVRNGLCVPWLEAGEGRFVNVPARFTLDPLWPNPFNARANIRFHLDRVGEVTIRAYDVLGRSALEITRETFGVGTHTIAWNAAGMPSGLYFIEARNQHGGRAVQKAVLVK